The nucleotide window CCAAGAAACGTCCGCCATACCAGGTATCGTAGTACGAGCCATTTCGGGCCTGGGCGTGCCATTCCATCGCCCTCAGCAACAAGCGTTTCATATAGCCGTCGCAACACGCGCTCTGGCAGTCCATAATTCCCCGCGCCGCAGTTTCTTCGCGGTCCAGACAGCGTGATACCAGAAGTCGTTGATAGCCTCAAGGAACTCAGATTGCGTGGGCAGACGAGAAGGTGCAGGCTCCGCAGAGAGCGGATTCAATCGGGCTGCCAGGCCGTCTCTATCAAGAAGCACGCGGCTCCCGCGGCGGAATACCTCTGTAACTTCGGGCGGGAAGCCATGTTGGATCATTTGCTCAACTTTCGCACAGGGGATGATTGAGAAGTCTACGTCGAGACCGCCCTCGAAAAGGACACGACGTTCCATTCCACCCCCGGTCGCCGTCGGTTCGACAAACGTGATCCAAGAATCGCCAATGTTCTTCAGCCAATCAGCACTTGTCAGATAGGGTTTGGGATCAGTTGTGAGGATGAGGATATCCAGATCGGACCATTCGTCTGCGGGGCGATCAACTCTTGCCCTAGATCCAAGAACAATCGCAGCATGGATGTCAGGGCGGGTTTGGGCCCATGCGACGAACCTTTCTATCAATTGCTCGTAGGCCAATGTGGTTGGGTTCATTCGGGATTCCTCACGTGGCGCATAATGTCAGGCGTCAGGCGCGGCTGGAAGCCGTCGCCCGCACGCCTTGGTTAGGCCCGGCTCTGGCGGTGGGCCGCGACAAGACACGCCCCCCTCACCAGAGCGTACGTCCCATCACGTCGAACGCCTCAATCTCGGCCGCGGCGTCCGGACTGGTGGGATACTCGTCGGCCAACAGCGTCCAGATCATGGTGTCACGGGGCCTCCCGTCGGGCGTCTGGGTGCGACGCCGCAGCGTCGCCTCATGACAGAAGCCGAGCTTGCGCGGCACCGCGAGGCTGCGGACGTTGTTGGGGTCACAGTGGATTTCAACCCGAGCTACCTTGTCGATGACAAAGGCGACCTTGGTGAGCGCAGCGACAGCCTCCGTGGCGAGTCCCTGGTTGAGGTAGTCCTTGTGTATCCAATACCCAATCTCGCGTGCCCCGGGGCCCACACGGGTATGGAGCCCACTACTCCCGAGCACCTGGGTGTCCTCCCGATTGAAGATCCCATAGACGAAGTCCTGGCCCAAATCAAACTCACCACGCCATCGGCGGAGGCGCTCGATCTTCGTTTGGAGGTCTGTGGGCTCGTGCTGGGCCCAGAGCATCCATGGGCGCAGATGTTCCAGGTTGGCTTCAATGGCCGCTGTCAGCAGCGGCGCATCCATGGGATGCCAACACCGCAACACCAGCCGGCGGGTGTGGATGCGGTAGGCAGGACCGCACCCGGCGATTGACATGTGTTCCTGATCTGCCCCCTGCTCTTGCATGCCTTGACTCCACGGGTTGCGCGCTGTGGGCATAATGCCTGCGTCAGCGGCGCGCCGGCACGATCCCAGGACAGTGCACGCGCTCTTCCGGCGCGCCCGCTGCGCGCTGGGGTTGACCATCACCCTCACTCACGGGTGTTGTAGTCGTAAGCGATCTTGATGATCTGAGAAAGCAGCTCTCTATTGGGGCCGAACTCAGAGGGAGTAACCCGGATGGTGTACTCCCGCCACCTCTTGTCGTACCCGATGAGCTCCATCCCAGCAGTCTCGACCTGTTTCTCAAGATCCTCCGACTGTTCGCATTTGAAGCCCAGCTTCAGAAACTTCTGTTTCGGGCGGAAGTGGACGAAGTTGTTGGCAATGCCGGAGCGGGCCAGTCCGATGAAGTATTTCTTGTAGTTCAGTTCGTAAGAAGGGTCGAGGGCCTTCACATTCTCGAAAAGATGGTCCACGAGCTGCAGGATGTTCTTTGGAACCTTCACCTCCCAATCGCTGCGCGAGTGGAAGACCTTTCCCGTCTCCTCGGTGTCGTCGAGACCCAGCTGCAGCTCATCAAGGACCTTTGAGAAGACGAGAGCGACGCCGCCCTCCACGCGGAACGCTTGGAGCTGGATTGCGATTATCGGGATGAACCCGTTAAACAGACCAATGACGCTAAGGAAGCGGCTCGTGATGTCTTCGGCAACGAGTACCGCGCAGTGATCGTACTGAGGGTATCGCTTGCGTTCGATATCCCAGTATTCAATCGCACGGATGATGTGACTCTCATCCGTTTTCCCGAGCTGGAGCTCGACCTTGTAGCGCTTTCTGCTTTCGGCGTCTTCCAAGAGAAGGTCCAGGCGACCGGCCCGCGGCTGAGCTCGCTGACGCCCTCGAACCTCCACCTCGCCCAGGTTCAGCAGGGAGGGGTTTTCCACGATCTGGTCTTCGAGCCACTTCTCCGCGAACTCAGGATGGCTCTTTAAGGAGAGCGGCTCGGGAATCACAAGCTTTGGGATTGGCATGATCAACAGTCCCCCCTCGATGTGATGGCTAACGCACGGATCAGCTGCGAGGCGCTCGTCAGCTGCATCCCCTTGTTCGCTGGCCCCTCCATTGGACGCTCAACGCGCCACCTCCGGAAGGGGACCGAAAAGGTGATCTGCAACCTCGGTGATTGAGGCGAGCTGCTGGAATGCCGAGCGCGGCAGCATCCGGAGGCGCGGACGCTGAAGCTTGACGCCGCGGGCGTTGCCCTTTGTGTGCTTGCCCGTTGGATACCCGCTCAGGTCAGGCAGTGGTTCTCCCGGAGGGCCCCCGAACCATAGGAACGGTCCGAGGGCGAGGGTTTGGGGCTCAAACAGCATGACCACGATGCACCCGTTCGGCTTGGTCGCGAGGCCTGTGTTGACGTTGAAGCGGGCGACCTTGGAGCCTCGGAAGGTCGCCTTCAACTGGACGTGGCGGACGACGTTGTTGCCCTCCAATACGAGGTCGTAGCCTCCATCGTCGACCTGGGGCTTGAGGATCTCCAGGCGCTTGACGCCAGAGAGCCACACATGGCGCATGACCTCGCCCGCAAAGAGGTGCTCAAGGAGCATCTCCCGGTACGACGACAGGAGGCTGTGGTCAGTCGCCATCACGTCGCCCCCTCAGCAAGTCCAGCGAACTTGAAGCAGACGGAACCGTCTAGTCCCCCCGACACTGCGAGCAGATCAGCCGATTCCTTGATCTCCCCTCTCGCCGGCCTGCTTTCGCTGGTCAGTCTATCATTCCTCCATATCCCCGCCTCCGCACGCGCTGTCAGGGTGCCGGCAGGCTATCCGCCGGGCTACGAATCGCACCGGGACCGCGGCTCAGGACGTGCGTGCAGGTCATGGTCGTGGCTACATCTCGGTGCCCGAGCAGCTCCTGGACCGTCCGGATGTCGTAGCCGTCCTCCAGCAGATGGGTCGCAAACTAGTGCCGGAACGTATGGCAACTGGCCGGTTTGGCAATACCGGCCCGGCGAACGGGTTCCCTGACGGCGGGGCTGGTGTGAGCGAGGGGCACTGGCAGCGCAGCCCCAGCGGCTGGAGGCTGAGCCGTGCAGGTCCCCTCTCCGAGCCTACCGACGTGCCCAGGGAGAACCGCCTGCCACCATCAGTGAGGCGAAGTGACGAGGAGGAACGAGCCATGGCCGTTGAGCCTCGCAGAGGGTGTGGGTACCGCAAGATCGGCGGGACGTACATTGAGGGAGATCCCGGCCCCGGCTACGAGTACGGCTGGCTGCCCGTGCCCGTCAGGCCTTGCCCGCTGTGTGGCCAGCGCCCTGCTCTTACGCCCTGTTGTGAGGCAGCGGCGTACAAGTCCTGTAGGACCTGTGCGGGCTCGCTCCGATGGACGGGTCTGTACGCTGCCTCAACCGACTCGCCGCCGATCGCGCGCCTCAAGGCCCATTTCCTTCATTTCCCTCTTGAACCGCTCCAGAGGGGTGATCCCCGACTTGAGTTTGCGGCTCCTGAAGCGCCAGGCCCAGGAGTAGTTCGAGACCTCACGAAGCCGGGGGTCGCCCGGGAGCCACGCCTTTAGCATGGTCGTGGCGCGCCGCTCTAGCGCTATGATCAGCCTGGGCCGGATGATCCGCACCTCCTCGAGAAACCACCGCTTACTGACGCCAGCTAGGATCGCCAGCGTCACGTCGGCCTCCGAGTTCTTCGCCTTCGCCTTCGACACGTCGGTGAGGTGGGCGTCGGCCAGCCCGTTCCTGGCCATCTGGTCGTAGAGCAGGCTCAGGGCGGCGTCCAACTTGCCGGGGTTCTGCGGCGCCTTCCTCCCCCTGCGGCGGCCCGCGCTGGGGTTCAGCGCTACGAGCATGACCGGCGCCGTCCCCTCCCAACCGCGCACCCCATCGTCGCGCGGTGGAAAGAACCAGGAGAGGTACCCCCTCGCCCTCAAGCTCTGTTCGATCCGCGCCCTCAGTGCCGCGAGCGCCTTGCGCTTCTCCATCCCCCTCACCGCCGTTTCTCCACAGAGGGCGCTTCCAGAGCCCACGTGACGCGCGCCGTCTGCCAATCTATCTCCTCGTCCTGCCTAGACCGCTCCTCCGGACTCAGGGCGTCGATTTCTGCCTTCGCCTCCTTCAATAGCCGCGTCCTGTCCCTGGGGTCACTCATCTCGTCCCCCCGTGCCTCATCTGGCGCGTGACCTGGTCGGCGGGCGCCGTGAATGACACGTTCTCTCCCTGTCTCATGCCCAAATGCGGCCAGTACAGGTCATTCTGCAGCACATAGCGTCCCGTCGGCGCGACCCCCTGCGCTGCCTTCCTGGCCGAGCCGGGAGCGCTTGTGCGTCGAGCCTCCTTGAACCTGCGGGCCGCGTTGCGCAGCGTTGTCAGCAGCGAATGCGGCGCTTCGGGTTCCAGCCGGGCTATTGGACATTGCGGGGCTTGATCTCCGCAGTTCCGATTCTCTCCACATAGGCGGCCCGCGGAGCAGTCCTCACCACCCATCCACACTTGCGCGAGAGCTTCAGCACGCGCGAAGCGGTGATGCCGACCTCCGGTGCAGCCTTCCGCACGCTGCGCTTTCCGGGGCGCCATGCGGACGTCGTGCAGCAGGGCACGCCAAGCTGCGGCTGGCACCGTGTCTGGGGTCGCCACTTCTCCGTTCCGGCTGATTCTCGCACAAGCTGGTCTGCCACGGGCGGGGCCCCGTCGCGCAAGGGAAAGGCGCCTTGCGCGCCTCCCCGCCCGTGGCCTGTCGTCTCCACTCTTTCCAGTGGAGGTGACGCCATGACGTTCCTGGACCTATTCCGCGAGAAGTACGAGCGCAGGGGAGGGAAGGCTGAGCAGTTCATCGAGGCGTACCAACACGGCGACCCCGAGATGGTGGTGGACTACCTGCTGGAGCACAGCCCGGAGGGCGTGCGCGGCGCGCTGATCGCCGCGGCCGAAGACTTCCGGGCCACCGGCCGGACGCACAGCAACGCCCTGGTGGCCCTGCTACAGGAAGGTCGGGCCGCGATGACCTACGAGCGGCTGGCCGCGGACCTGCCGGAACTGCCCGAGCCGTTTGCAGGGGAGCAGCGCTACGACGTGGACTGGGCGGTGGACCGCCGTGACCTGCTCAACTGGGTGCGGTGAGGCGCCCGCCGTTTTGCGAGCACGCAAATTCGATGTGGGAGGGACACGCGATGGAACAGAATCGACGGCCTCAGATCTTCAGGTACGTTACCAAGGACAAGGTCCTGGACATTGGGGACCTGTTGGATCCCGACCCCAAGCGCTGCAAGGTGCGCTTCATCCTGCTGCAGTTCGGGCGGGACTTCAAGGCGACCACCCGTGCGCTGCACTACGCGGACGCCGACGACCTGGAGGTGGTCTGCTGGGACATCCTCCACGGGACGTTCCGGGAATGGACAGACCACAAGGGCTCCGTGCGCGATGGGACCTGCCTGGCCCGGGTGCTGAGCCTGCGCAAGGACCCGAAGTACGACAACCCCTATGTCCTGCAGATCCGGAACGGCCCAGGCCAGGTCATCGGGCAGGGGGCGGTCAAGCTGGTCAAGGCCGAGGTCACCCTGAGCCTGCTGCTGTCGGAGTTTGATGCCCGGCGCCTCTGCCTCACGGTCCTCGACTACATCCGCGCGTGGAAGCAGGTGCACTTCGGGGAACTGGCGAGGGCGCGGGTTCGTGTCGCCGCCAGGGAGAAGGCTGGCGAACATGGTCAGGACTTCCGGCCGGTGGGGGCTCCCGCTGGCAACGGGCAGGTCAGGGTAGCTTCCAGCGGGCCTCGGATTGCAGCGATGGCGGAGCGGACTGCTGTGACGCGTCGGTTGGCTTCAACTTGACAGGGACCTGGGCTTAGTGGTGCCCCAGCTGACGGCTACCGTAGTGGAGGCCCCCGCTACTGGCTCGCAGGTTGCGACGCTGATCGCGCTGGCAGCAGAGCTGGGGCTTCCGGGGGAGGGCGGCCGCCGATGGCTGGCCGATCAGGCGGGTGGGACGCCTTCGGAGCAACTCACCCGGGGAGGGGCCAGCCGGTTGATTGAGCGGCTGCTGCGGATGAAGCGGATCCTGGACAGTGACCGCGGTCAGCCAGCGTCGGCGAGGCCGTGGGACGGCATGTCGCTGGGCAGGTAACTCCGCGTCCGCTACAGTAATGGTACCGTTCGATAGGTGCCTTACCGCAGGCTGGCGAACGGAAGCACAGCGATCTTGACGAAGCGTCTTCTGGCGGTGCCCGGACGGTGGTTCAACCGGTGTGGAATGTGGAAAAGGAGGCCTGCTTGGGCCTTGAGGAGTAGTATGAACCGCACTGAGGGTCTTGGCGATGGCTGATTCCGCCCGGCATGCCATTCGACCCGGCGCTGTCCTGGAGGGCCCGCAGTTCAGCGAGCCCATGCGGGTCGTAACCGTCCAGCCCGAGGGCGACGGCCGATTCGTGCTCGGGCTCGTCGGCACGCGCACACAAGTCTTCCGCCAGGTGCAAATTACTGCCGTGGACCTAGACGGGCTCAAGATACTCTCCACTGACTTCACCTTCCAGGGGGATGGGGCGCTACTCCGTCTGGGTCTGCAGGCATACACCCTGGGAATCGCGTATGAATACGACCCCTACTTCGCCCTCTCGATCTCGCGTGTGGATCCACTCCCCCATCAGCTCGAGGCGGTCTACGACGTATTGCTCAGATTGCCACGCGTGCGCTTTCTGCTTGCCGACGACGCAGGAGCCGGCAAGACCATCATGGCGGGCCTATTGCTGAAGGAGCTCAAGCTGCGCGGCCTGATTGAGCGAACACTGGTCGTCTGTCCGGCCAACCTCACCTTTCAGTGGCAGCGCGAGCTCCGCGATAAGTTCGACGAGAAGTTTCTTGTACTCAAAGGGGCAGACCTTCGGGTCCAATACGGTGTCAATCAGTGGCTCGAGCAGCCCCAAGTCATCACCTCTCTCGACTTGGCGAAGCGCAGTGATGTCCTCCCCAGCCTCCGCCAGGCCTCATGGGACCTCGTTGTCGTGGACGAGGCGCACCGCATGTCCGCCTACGCCGAGGACAAGAAGAGCTTGCGCTACAGGTTAGGTGAGCTGTTGAGTGAGACCACCGATCACTACCTGCTGCTAACGGCTACTCCGCACAAAGGCGACCCCAGCAACTTCACCCTGTTTCTGCGCCTCCTGGACGCGGACGCGTACGCTGATGTGCGCTCTATCCGTGAAGCGATGAAGCGGCGCCGGGCGCCATTCTACCTCCGGCGGACCAAGGAGGCGATGGTTCACTTTCCCGAGCAGGGACCCGACGGAACGTGGGAGGCGCGCAAGATCTTCACCAAGCGTATCCCGCGCACAGTACGCTTCGCGATTCAAGGAGATGAAGAGGCGCTCTACCGCGCCGTCACGAGGTACGTCCGCAACCAGAGCAGCCGGGCCGCAGCTCAGGAAGCGGATCCTCGCGCCCGCGCGGTTGGATTCCTGATGTCCCTGTACCAGCGCCGGCTGGCGTCCAGCACGATGGCCCTCCGGCACTCGCTGGCCAATCGGGCGAGGCGGTTTGAGGAGGGTCTGAAGCGCGCGGAACTACTCCTCGCCACAGCCCCCCCGGACCTTCCGGATCCGGAGGAACTCGAAGAGATGGAGGAGGCCGAGAGAGAGCGCCTGGAGGAGATCCTCGAGGCGTTTACGCTAGCCCAGAATCCACAGCAGGTCCGCGAGGAGATCGCCGAGTTGCGCGATCTCGCAGACCGGGCGCAGGCGGTCATAGATGCGGGGGTCGAGGCCAAACTTTCGAAGCTGCGGGGGCTGCTGCAGGACGAGGGGTTCTTCAGCCGGGCCGACCAGCGCTTGCTCATCTTCACGGAGTTCAAGGACACCCTGGGCTACCTGGTTGACTGCTTTCGCCAGTGGGGATTCAAGGTAGGATTCATCCACGGCGGTATGCGGCCGGGATCGCGGGACGAGCCCGGTACACGTCTACACACTGAGCAGCAGTTCTGGGAAGGCGAGATTCAGGTGCTCGTGGCGACCGAGGCTGCTGGCGAGGGCATCAACCTACAGGTCTGCCATATCATGTTCAACTACGACATCCCGTGGAATCCGAACCGCCTCGAGCAGCGGATGGGCCGGATCCACCGCTACGGGCAGACGAAGGACTGCTTGATCTTCAACTTCGTGGCTAGCAACACCGTCGAGGGAAGAATCCTGGAGCGCCTAATGGAGAAGCTCCAGGAGATCCGCAATGCGCTAGACGACGATGCGGTCTTCAACGTTGTTGGGGAAGTCCTGCCGGCCGGACAGATCGAACGGGTCCTCCGCGACTTCTATGCCGGCCGCCTAGACGAAGCAGACCTCGAGGACCGGGTGCTGCGCGACGTTCAGGAGGACCGGTTCCGAGCGATCTGCCAGCACGCCCTTGAAGGGCTGGCGACGCGGACGCTGAACTTGGCTATGCTCGTCGAGCGCCGCGCTCGGGCCCAGGAGCGTCGGATCGTCCCAGAGACCGTCGCCCGATTCGTGGCTCAGGCCGCGCCGCACGCCTCGCTGACGCTGCGTCCTGTGGCATCGCTGCCCCACACGTTCGATCCAGGGCCCACACCGGTGGCCCTGCGCCACCACGCGCGCGCCCAGGACTGGCACCTGCCCTCGCTGGCCAACCGCTATCCACGGCTCACCACCGACCGGGAGACCGCCGATCGGCACCACCTGGAGTGGGTCACCCCTGGGCACCCGCTGTTCGAAGCAC belongs to bacterium and includes:
- a CDS encoding aminoglycoside 6-adenylyltransferase; the encoded protein is MNPTTLAYEQLIERFVAWAQTRPDIHAAIVLGSRARVDRPADEWSDLDILILTTDPKPYLTSADWLKNIGDSWITFVEPTATGGGMERRVLFEGGLDVDFSIIPCAKVEQMIQHGFPPEVTEVFRRGSRVLLDRDGLAARLNPLSAEPAPSRLPTQSEFLEAINDFWYHAVWTAKKLRRGELWTARARVATAI
- a CDS encoding GNAT family protein encodes the protein MQEQGADQEHMSIAGCGPAYRIHTRRLVLRCWHPMDAPLLTAAIEANLEHLRPWMLWAQHEPTDLQTKIERLRRWRGEFDLGQDFVYGIFNREDTQVLGSSGLHTRVGPGAREIGYWIHKDYLNQGLATEAVAALTKVAFVIDKVARVEIHCDPNNVRSLAVPRKLGFCHEATLRRRTQTPDGRPRDTMIWTLLADEYPTSPDAAAEIEAFDVMGRTLW
- a CDS encoding helicase-related protein: MADSARHAIRPGAVLEGPQFSEPMRVVTVQPEGDGRFVLGLVGTRTQVFRQVQITAVDLDGLKILSTDFTFQGDGALLRLGLQAYTLGIAYEYDPYFALSISRVDPLPHQLEAVYDVLLRLPRVRFLLADDAGAGKTIMAGLLLKELKLRGLIERTLVVCPANLTFQWQRELRDKFDEKFLVLKGADLRVQYGVNQWLEQPQVITSLDLAKRSDVLPSLRQASWDLVVVDEAHRMSAYAEDKKSLRYRLGELLSETTDHYLLLTATPHKGDPSNFTLFLRLLDADAYADVRSIREAMKRRRAPFYLRRTKEAMVHFPEQGPDGTWEARKIFTKRIPRTVRFAIQGDEEALYRAVTRYVRNQSSRAAAQEADPRARAVGFLMSLYQRRLASSTMALRHSLANRARRFEEGLKRAELLLATAPPDLPDPEELEEMEEAERERLEEILEAFTLAQNPQQVREEIAELRDLADRAQAVIDAGVEAKLSKLRGLLQDEGFFSRADQRLLIFTEFKDTLGYLVDCFRQWGFKVGFIHGGMRPGSRDEPGTRLHTEQQFWEGEIQVLVATEAAGEGINLQVCHIMFNYDIPWNPNRLEQRMGRIHRYGQTKDCLIFNFVASNTVEGRILERLMEKLQEIRNALDDDAVFNVVGEVLPAGQIERVLRDFYAGRLDEADLEDRVLRDVQEDRFRAICQHALEGLATRTLNLAMLVERRARAQERRIVPETVARFVAQAAPHASLTLRPVASLPHTFDPGPTPVALRHHARAQDWHLPSLANRYPRLTTDRETADRHHLEWVTPGHPLFEALRRHSMDAARPALASGACFYSLSHQGPARLDVYRARVVDGLGQVVHERLFAVEVAEDGAAVRDAALLGDLLLAPAPADLPAVASLPESRDVLQQRVLDAFLAEVRTERLDEVDRIATHVEVALTELIQREDEKIGRFAEDRDRGVEGATGLLAATEGRHADLVARRERRRQELARQRALTLQSVDRMTSILILPHPERERPEIRRLQPDPETEQVAMEAAMVFEQQAGRQVLDVHTENLGYDLTSIDPRGGEVRLIEVKGLAGDGGDITLTPNEYRVAQDRRDCYWLYVVTNCRTEAPRLSQVKDPATYAWQSVRRVEHYVLPASRLVEAERQ